Proteins from a single region of Cryptosporangium phraense:
- a CDS encoding Rieske 2Fe-2S domain-containing protein, whose product MRVTGLGHASALIETAHGSVLCDPWVNPSYFGSWFPFPDNSELDWDEIGQVDYLYVSHLHRDHYDPQNLKRISKSATVLLPEYPTDELHDALRDLGFTKIFRTTNGEVHDLDGLKVMIQALISPTDGPIGDSSLYLDDGHQKLLNQNDARPTELSAFAELGHVDIHMLQYSGAIWYPMVYELTDHAKQVFGEQKRARQFDRTIRYIDDLKASWIVPIAGPPCFLDEELWQFNDFGTDPGNIFPDQQVFLDHMEEKGYDNGVLLLPGSVCDFGADGAPVEHPYDPSSVFGENKEPYLREYQQRKKGVLEAEKASWSHPEIDLFPALKEWIEPLLPQAEAISAGINGPLRFIAQDAERGDVDLVIDFVEHEVRLFDGERARYRFTAPRNLVEHLVAIHEIDWVNSLFLSCRFSAARVGPYNEFVYAFFKCLGEERLTYVEGWYAEQSTDDEDCELDGWTVQRRCPHLKADLTRFGKIEDGVLTCQMHGWKWRLKDGSCLTSVGHPLRSHPAGEPAPAVPAVAPGAES is encoded by the coding sequence GTGCGAGTCACGGGCTTGGGCCACGCGAGTGCCTTGATCGAGACCGCTCACGGCAGCGTGCTCTGCGATCCGTGGGTGAACCCGAGCTACTTCGGCTCGTGGTTCCCGTTCCCCGACAACTCCGAGCTCGACTGGGACGAGATCGGCCAGGTCGACTACCTCTACGTCTCCCACCTGCACCGCGACCACTACGACCCGCAGAACCTGAAGCGGATCTCGAAGTCGGCCACCGTGCTGCTGCCCGAGTACCCCACCGACGAGCTGCACGACGCGCTGCGCGACCTCGGGTTCACGAAGATCTTCCGGACGACGAACGGCGAGGTGCACGACCTCGACGGCCTGAAGGTCATGATCCAGGCGCTGATCTCGCCGACCGACGGCCCGATCGGTGACTCGTCGCTCTACCTCGACGACGGCCACCAGAAGCTGCTCAACCAGAACGACGCCCGCCCCACCGAGCTGTCGGCCTTCGCCGAGCTCGGGCACGTCGACATCCACATGCTCCAGTACTCCGGGGCGATCTGGTACCCGATGGTGTACGAGCTGACCGACCACGCCAAGCAGGTGTTCGGCGAGCAGAAGCGGGCCCGGCAGTTCGACCGCACGATCCGCTACATCGACGACCTCAAGGCCAGCTGGATCGTCCCGATCGCCGGCCCGCCGTGCTTCCTCGACGAGGAGCTCTGGCAGTTCAACGACTTCGGCACCGACCCCGGCAACATCTTCCCCGACCAGCAGGTCTTCCTCGACCACATGGAGGAGAAGGGGTACGACAACGGGGTCCTGCTGCTGCCCGGGTCGGTCTGCGACTTCGGTGCCGACGGCGCCCCGGTGGAGCACCCGTACGACCCGTCCAGTGTGTTCGGTGAGAACAAAGAGCCGTACCTGCGGGAGTACCAGCAGCGCAAGAAGGGCGTGCTGGAGGCCGAGAAGGCGTCCTGGTCGCACCCCGAGATCGACCTGTTCCCGGCCCTGAAAGAGTGGATCGAGCCGCTGCTGCCGCAGGCCGAGGCCATCTCCGCGGGCATCAACGGCCCGCTGCGCTTCATCGCCCAGGACGCCGAGCGCGGCGACGTCGACCTCGTGATCGATTTCGTCGAGCACGAGGTCCGGCTGTTCGACGGCGAGCGGGCGCGGTACCGGTTCACCGCGCCGCGGAACCTGGTCGAGCACCTGGTGGCGATCCACGAGATCGACTGGGTGAACAGCCTGTTCCTGTCGTGCCGGTTCAGCGCGGCCCGGGTCGGCCCGTACAACGAGTTCGTCTACGCGTTCTTCAAGTGCCTGGGCGAGGAGCGGCTCACCTACGTCGAGGGCTGGTACGCCGAGCAGAGCACCGACGACGAAGACTGCGAGCTCGACGGCTGGACCGTGCAGCGCCGCTGCCCGCATCTGAAGGCCGACCTGACCCGGTTCGGCAAGATCGAAGACGGCGTTCTCACCTGCCAGATGCACGGCTGGAAGTGGCGGCTGAAGGACGGGTCGTGCCTCACGTCGGTGGGCCACCCGCTGCGGAGCCACCCGGCCGGGGAGCCCGCGCCGGCCGTGCCAGCAGTGGCGCCGGGCGCCGAGTCGTAG
- a CDS encoding cation diffusion facilitator family transporter codes for MSETPTIDAPDVTTANEGGESTLTVVVAGAANLAIAVAKAVGGILAGSSAMLSEAAHSMADTITEVLLLTAVKRGERPADDQHQFGYGQAHYFWAFIAALATFTAGSVFSIYQGVHTIIEGEEAGDYLVSYIVLAVAFVIESISLGQAIRQVRGGAKRSRMHPARYLRRTPDTALKAVAFEDSAALVGLVVAALGLVVTEVTGSGLFDGIASIVIGVLLAFVAVTLGRDNASYLVGRSAAPAVQDLIRRTLNETPGVDDVVMLYTQHLGPHELLVAAKVDFTDTGSDDIERTAENAEQRLKEAIPALREVFLDPTPRRTQ; via the coding sequence GTGAGCGAGACCCCCACGATCGACGCCCCCGACGTCACCACCGCGAACGAGGGTGGTGAAAGCACGCTGACTGTGGTCGTCGCCGGTGCGGCGAACCTGGCCATCGCGGTCGCCAAGGCGGTCGGCGGCATCCTGGCCGGTTCGTCGGCGATGCTGTCGGAGGCCGCGCACTCGATGGCCGACACGATCACCGAAGTGTTGCTGCTCACCGCGGTGAAGCGGGGCGAGCGGCCGGCCGACGACCAGCACCAGTTCGGTTACGGCCAGGCCCACTACTTCTGGGCGTTCATCGCCGCGCTGGCCACGTTCACGGCCGGCTCGGTGTTCTCGATCTACCAGGGCGTCCACACGATCATCGAGGGCGAGGAGGCCGGCGACTACCTGGTCTCCTACATCGTCCTGGCGGTCGCGTTCGTCATCGAGTCGATCTCGCTCGGGCAGGCGATCCGCCAGGTCCGCGGCGGCGCGAAGCGCTCCCGCATGCATCCGGCCCGCTACCTGCGCCGCACTCCGGACACCGCGCTCAAGGCGGTCGCGTTCGAGGATTCCGCGGCCCTGGTCGGCCTGGTGGTGGCGGCCCTCGGCCTGGTGGTCACCGAGGTCACCGGCAGCGGCCTGTTCGACGGCATCGCGTCGATCGTCATCGGCGTCCTGCTCGCCTTCGTCGCGGTGACCCTCGGCCGCGACAACGCCTCCTACCTGGTCGGACGCTCGGCCGCGCCGGCCGTCCAGGACCTGATCCGGCGGACGCTGAACGAGACGCCCGGCGTCGACGACGTCGTCATGCTCTACACCCAGCACCTCGGGCCGCACGAGCTGCTGGTCGCGGCCAAGGTCGATTTCACCGACACCGGCTCGGACGACATCGAGCGCACCGCCGAGAACGCCGAGCAGCGCCTGAAGGAGGCGATCCCGGCGCTGCGCGAGGTCTTCCTCGACCCGACGCCCCGCCGGACCCAGTAA
- a CDS encoding class I SAM-dependent methyltransferase yields MSDHYFSAQPKAESAPRHVRLALRDVQVGLTTDTGVFSPTAVDAGTLVLLESVPAPPPTGDLLDLGCGYGPITVTLARRAPDARVWGVDVNERARELARLNTASSPNVRIEGPDGIPDDVRFATIWSNPPIKVGKPVLHGMLRRWLPRLTADGVAYLVVQRHLGADSLHKWLEGEGFPTDRLASRKGYRILAVRTREQA; encoded by the coding sequence GTGTCCGACCACTACTTCTCCGCGCAGCCGAAAGCCGAGAGCGCGCCCCGGCACGTGCGGCTGGCCCTGCGTGACGTGCAGGTCGGCCTGACGACCGACACCGGCGTCTTCTCCCCCACCGCGGTCGACGCGGGCACGCTCGTGCTGCTGGAGTCCGTGCCGGCTCCGCCGCCCACCGGCGACCTGCTCGACCTCGGCTGCGGCTACGGCCCGATCACGGTGACCCTCGCCCGCCGGGCTCCGGACGCGCGCGTCTGGGGCGTCGACGTCAACGAGCGCGCCAGGGAACTGGCCCGGCTCAACACCGCGAGCTCCCCCAACGTCCGCATCGAAGGACCGGACGGGATACCGGACGACGTACGCTTCGCCACGATCTGGTCGAACCCACCGATCAAGGTGGGAAAGCCGGTCCTGCACGGGATGCTGCGCCGGTGGTTGCCCCGGCTGACCGCGGACGGGGTCGCATACCTGGTCGTGCAGCGGCACCTGGGGGCCGACTCGCTGCACAAGTGGCTGGAGGGCGAGGGTTTCCCGACCGACCGGCTAGCCTCCCGCAAGGGGTATCGAATTCTGGCGGTTCGAACGAGAGAGCAAGCGTGA
- a CDS encoding TrmH family RNA methyltransferase, with amino-acid sequence MIHQLRGTELKRLHRTWRRRSGSRLALLLDDVGNPYNVGSITRSAAAFGVDHLYLSGSSVSPRAPKAAKTALGTDRYLQWSEHPTIESAIQAAKDDGYRVVGIELADPASPLADLDLATDVCLVLGHEERGISTAGLAGCDAIGYVPLIGRVGSLNVATAAAIACYEVRRQDWAGASGSADEEDLADE; translated from the coding sequence GTGATCCATCAGCTTCGAGGCACGGAGCTCAAGCGTCTGCACCGCACCTGGCGGCGGCGCAGCGGCAGCCGGTTGGCGTTGCTGCTGGACGACGTCGGCAACCCGTACAACGTCGGCTCGATCACCCGGTCGGCGGCCGCGTTCGGCGTCGACCACCTGTACCTCTCCGGCTCGTCGGTCTCGCCGCGGGCGCCGAAGGCGGCCAAGACCGCGCTCGGCACCGACCGGTACCTGCAGTGGTCGGAGCATCCGACGATCGAGTCGGCGATCCAGGCCGCGAAGGACGACGGCTATCGCGTCGTGGGGATCGAGCTCGCCGATCCGGCGTCGCCGCTGGCCGACCTCGACCTGGCGACCGACGTCTGCCTGGTCCTCGGCCACGAGGAGCGCGGGATCTCGACCGCCGGGCTGGCCGGCTGCGACGCGATCGGGTACGTGCCGCTGATCGGCCGGGTCGGGTCGCTCAACGTGGCGACGGCGGCGGCGATCGCCTGCTACGAGGTCCGTCGTCAGGACTGGGCCGGTGCGTCCGGCTCGGCCGACGAGGAAGATCTCGCGGACGAATGA
- a CDS encoding putative bifunctional diguanylate cyclase/phosphodiesterase: MQGAEVHTSPTTDGLVVRTRAGRATPIEGPSAASALATAADASASRTRRTWVAGSILAMTAPWVLWAVPPAGHAAYYLTVVAAAVVAFHLGVLRHRPVPSWPWHLIGAGLTLRFSGLLAATLWPGAALVPGFPLTVPLALRAVSFAVLVAGLVAVVKRSGPYRTHRVVDALAVSYGLGTFAWLLFVAPYLRGLHSTDRTMAFVLVMGDYALLSAAVLTVAVAVRHVAHLVVGLAGLLLVVSDFLWWLDGIRPIGNVPTTGPGVLALSGYCLMAVAAAHHTAAARRLERDQDVPTGRLRMALFGATTFAYPAFVLISNVDGRPIAPLIDIAYPAAITTAFCLYLAVRSAGLARDAYRREQEQAAQAAALGAALAEQQALQSQLTFRALHDPLTGLANRSRLTEALERTLTGASATHPYAMLLLDLDGFKDVNDTHGHPVGDELLVQAAARFGAVLPPGALLARLGGDEFAVLLEDVDEHECLALGERLTAALREPFRLAGHDLYLTTSVGLYVGAGPDAPSDVLRNADLALYAAKNAGKNQVVRYRPELQTAHLEQVEVLAGLRRAVAEGEFVLEYQPVVDLVTSRITSVEALLRWDAPGRGRISPADFVPVAEESGLIIPIGAWVLGQACADAKVWHERFGITVAVNVATAQLRHADFLTTVLGALRHAGLPPQALVLEITESTMIAATASEMQLVVSRLEDLRSRGIRVAIDDFGTGYSSLSYLRKLPVDILKIDRAFSMDDPDGAEGQDAALTRAIVQLSRSLGLSTVAEGVESSERAQVLRDLQCDRAQGFLYSQPIAAPALDELLAEQTARTPR, translated from the coding sequence ATGCAGGGCGCAGAGGTGCACACCTCGCCCACCACCGATGGCCTGGTCGTACGGACCAGGGCCGGCCGGGCGACGCCGATCGAGGGCCCGTCCGCCGCCAGCGCGCTCGCGACCGCCGCGGACGCGAGCGCGTCGCGGACCCGCCGGACCTGGGTGGCCGGCTCCATCCTGGCCATGACCGCACCGTGGGTGCTCTGGGCCGTCCCCCCGGCCGGTCACGCGGCCTACTACCTGACGGTGGTCGCGGCCGCGGTCGTCGCGTTCCACCTCGGGGTCCTCCGGCACCGGCCGGTGCCCAGCTGGCCGTGGCACCTGATCGGGGCCGGACTCACGCTCCGGTTCAGCGGCCTGCTGGCCGCCACGCTGTGGCCCGGAGCCGCGCTCGTGCCCGGGTTCCCGCTCACCGTGCCGCTGGCCCTGCGGGCCGTCTCGTTCGCGGTCCTGGTGGCCGGGCTGGTCGCGGTGGTCAAGCGGTCCGGGCCCTACCGCACCCACCGGGTCGTCGACGCGCTCGCCGTCAGCTACGGCCTGGGGACGTTCGCCTGGCTGCTGTTCGTCGCCCCCTATCTCCGTGGGCTCCATTCGACCGACCGGACGATGGCGTTCGTGCTGGTGATGGGCGACTACGCGTTGCTGTCGGCGGCCGTGCTGACGGTCGCGGTCGCGGTCCGGCACGTCGCGCACCTCGTCGTCGGGCTGGCCGGGCTGCTGCTCGTGGTCAGCGACTTCCTGTGGTGGCTGGACGGCATCCGCCCGATCGGCAACGTGCCGACCACCGGACCCGGCGTGCTCGCGCTGAGCGGATACTGCCTGATGGCGGTGGCCGCCGCCCACCACACCGCGGCCGCCCGCCGGCTCGAGCGCGACCAGGACGTACCGACCGGCCGGCTCAGGATGGCGCTGTTCGGCGCCACCACGTTCGCCTACCCGGCGTTCGTCCTGATCTCGAACGTCGACGGGCGACCGATCGCGCCGCTGATCGACATCGCCTACCCGGCCGCGATCACCACCGCGTTCTGTCTCTACCTGGCGGTGCGCAGCGCCGGCCTGGCCCGGGACGCCTACCGGCGGGAGCAGGAGCAGGCGGCGCAAGCCGCCGCGCTCGGCGCGGCGCTGGCCGAGCAGCAGGCGCTGCAGAGCCAGCTCACGTTCCGCGCGCTGCACGACCCGCTGACCGGCCTGGCCAACCGCTCGCGGCTCACCGAGGCCCTGGAACGGACGCTGACCGGGGCGAGCGCCACCCACCCGTACGCGATGCTGCTGCTCGACCTGGACGGGTTCAAGGACGTCAACGACACCCACGGGCACCCGGTCGGCGACGAGCTGCTCGTCCAGGCCGCGGCCCGGTTCGGCGCGGTGCTCCCGCCCGGGGCACTGCTCGCCCGGCTGGGCGGCGACGAGTTCGCGGTGCTGCTGGAGGACGTCGACGAACACGAGTGCCTGGCGCTGGGCGAGCGCCTGACCGCCGCGCTGCGGGAGCCGTTCCGGCTGGCCGGGCACGACCTGTACCTGACGACGAGCGTCGGGCTGTACGTCGGAGCCGGTCCGGACGCCCCGAGCGACGTGCTGCGCAACGCCGACCTCGCCCTGTACGCGGCCAAGAACGCAGGGAAGAACCAGGTCGTCCGCTACCGGCCGGAGCTGCAGACCGCGCATCTCGAGCAGGTCGAGGTGCTGGCCGGGCTGCGCCGAGCCGTCGCCGAGGGCGAGTTCGTGCTCGAGTACCAGCCGGTCGTGGACCTGGTGACCAGCCGGATCACCTCGGTGGAGGCACTGCTGCGCTGGGACGCCCCGGGCCGGGGACGGATCTCGCCGGCCGACTTCGTGCCGGTGGCCGAGGAGAGCGGCCTGATCATCCCGATCGGGGCGTGGGTGCTCGGCCAGGCCTGCGCCGACGCCAAGGTCTGGCACGAGCGGTTCGGCATCACGGTGGCGGTGAACGTCGCGACGGCCCAGTTGCGCCACGCGGACTTCCTCACGACCGTGCTGGGCGCGCTGCGGCACGCCGGCCTGCCCCCGCAGGCGCTGGTGCTGGAGATCACCGAGTCGACGATGATCGCGGCCACCGCGTCGGAGATGCAGCTCGTGGTGAGCCGGTTGGAGGACCTCCGGTCGCGCGGGATCCGGGTCGCGATCGACGACTTCGGCACCGGGTACTCGTCGCTGTCTTACCTGCGCAAGCTGCCGGTGGACATCCTGAAGATCGACCGCGCGTTCAGCATGGACGACCCGGACGGCGCCGAAGGCCAGGACGCGGCGCTCACCAGGGCGATCGTGCAGTTGTCGCGGTCGCTCGGGCTGTCGACGGTCGCCGAGGGCGTCGAGAGCAGCGAGCGCGCGCAGGTGCTGCGTGACCTGCAGTGCGACCGCGCCCAGGGGTTCCTCTACTCCCAGCCGATCGCCGCACCGGCCCTCGACGAACTGCTGGCCGAGCAGACCGCGCGCACCCCACGGTGA
- a CDS encoding putative bifunctional diguanylate cyclase/phosphodiesterase, with the protein MSNPLQGMGRPLVGVLPLCVLPIVPEHLAVAVYFATTFWLIWHTLQDQVAEIGYATRGAPVVLLGIAIMLMGDGVLGARLAVGGRPDPMLLLAVPLIGLAIVVVGLLQVVRAVRVVTGRGGLIDVTVVVFGVGTSIATLVGSHRVDLPDDLSGRLAVIVLTVVSVVGWGLIIRLLLAAEGRTETGLLVTAVALLLVSSLVWWKPLFEGGDPRWGLTIALAAGTTAACASRWWTLHSAGQPAGLGVDPRMPLFLLAVVAPPIALTVAALNATQLDPVRNVVLPATGTAVLSIALLLRVHRQARESQRRALRDALTGLANRAALTDALDALPPGRPALLLLDLDGFKAVNDGFGHPAGDALLRSVASRLAAVLQADATPDGAEYLCARLGGDEFAVLLSRADRESAVALGRRIVDVIARPYPIDGRELCVTASVGIRALTGEADGALAFVLLRDADLALYAAKQGGKNQVVEFSADLGAAHVERAALAAGLHEAVVRDEFVLHYQPVMDVVTGHVHGVEALLRWVSPSGDLLPSTDFLAVAESAGLSIPIGNWALRTACAEVRGWHERYGVVVAVNLAARQLRDPELAATIANVLAASGLPPHALILEVTESTVSDGTGYTAEVAARLAELRGHGIRIAVDDFGTGQSSLALLRQLPVDTLKLDPALGRAGDQDARISARPETEATVVDAALTRAILQICETLGLRAVAERVETAERVEWLRALGCRYMQGDFFSPPLPADRVEAFLAAAPRRRPAEDIRTVPSTT; encoded by the coding sequence GTGTCCAACCCGCTGCAGGGGATGGGGCGTCCACTCGTGGGCGTCCTGCCGCTGTGCGTGCTGCCGATCGTTCCCGAGCACCTCGCGGTCGCGGTCTACTTCGCGACCACGTTCTGGCTGATCTGGCACACCCTGCAGGACCAGGTCGCCGAGATCGGCTACGCCACCCGTGGGGCTCCGGTCGTGCTGCTCGGGATCGCGATCATGCTGATGGGCGACGGCGTCCTCGGCGCCCGGCTCGCGGTCGGGGGCCGTCCCGACCCGATGCTCCTGCTCGCGGTCCCGCTGATCGGGCTGGCGATCGTCGTCGTCGGGCTGCTCCAGGTCGTCCGGGCGGTCCGGGTGGTCACCGGCCGGGGTGGGCTGATCGACGTCACGGTGGTCGTGTTCGGCGTCGGGACCAGCATCGCGACGCTGGTCGGCTCGCACCGCGTCGATCTGCCCGACGACCTCTCCGGCCGGCTCGCGGTAATCGTTCTCACCGTCGTGTCGGTCGTCGGCTGGGGCCTGATCATCCGGCTGCTGCTCGCGGCCGAGGGCCGCACCGAGACCGGGCTGCTGGTCACCGCGGTCGCGCTGCTGCTCGTCTCCAGCCTGGTCTGGTGGAAGCCCCTGTTCGAGGGCGGCGACCCGCGCTGGGGCCTGACGATCGCCCTCGCCGCCGGCACCACCGCGGCCTGCGCGTCCCGCTGGTGGACGCTGCACTCGGCCGGGCAGCCGGCCGGACTCGGAGTGGACCCCCGGATGCCGTTGTTCCTGCTCGCGGTCGTCGCGCCGCCGATCGCGCTGACCGTCGCGGCGCTGAACGCGACCCAGCTCGACCCGGTCCGCAACGTCGTGCTGCCGGCCACCGGTACCGCGGTGCTCTCGATCGCGCTGCTGCTCCGCGTCCACCGGCAGGCGCGCGAGTCGCAGCGCCGGGCGCTGCGCGACGCGCTGACCGGCCTGGCCAACCGGGCCGCGCTCACCGACGCGCTGGACGCGCTCCCGCCCGGCCGGCCGGCCCTCCTCCTGCTCGACCTCGACGGCTTCAAGGCCGTCAACGACGGCTTCGGCCATCCGGCCGGCGACGCGCTGCTCCGGTCCGTCGCGTCCCGGCTCGCCGCCGTCCTTCAGGCGGACGCTACGCCGGACGGCGCCGAGTACCTGTGCGCACGGCTGGGCGGGGACGAGTTCGCGGTGCTGCTCAGCCGGGCCGATCGGGAGAGCGCGGTCGCCCTGGGCCGGCGGATCGTCGACGTGATCGCCAGGCCCTACCCGATCGACGGCCGGGAGCTGTGCGTCACGGCCAGCGTCGGGATCCGCGCCCTCACCGGCGAGGCCGACGGAGCGCTGGCGTTCGTCCTGCTCCGGGACGCCGACCTGGCGCTCTACGCGGCCAAGCAGGGCGGCAAGAACCAGGTCGTCGAGTTCTCGGCCGACCTCGGCGCGGCCCACGTCGAGCGGGCGGCGCTGGCCGCCGGTCTGCACGAGGCCGTCGTGCGGGACGAGTTCGTCCTGCACTACCAGCCGGTCATGGACGTCGTGACCGGCCACGTGCACGGGGTCGAGGCGCTGCTGCGCTGGGTCTCGCCGAGCGGCGACCTGCTGCCGTCGACCGACTTCCTGGCCGTGGCCGAGAGCGCCGGGCTCAGCATCCCGATCGGCAACTGGGCGCTGCGCACGGCCTGCGCCGAGGTGCGCGGCTGGCACGAGCGGTACGGGGTCGTCGTCGCGGTGAACCTGGCCGCCCGGCAGCTGCGCGACCCCGAGCTGGCGGCCACGATCGCGAACGTCCTGGCGGCCAGCGGCCTGCCGCCGCACGCGCTGATTCTGGAGGTGACCGAGTCCACGGTCAGCGACGGCACCGGCTACACCGCGGAGGTCGCGGCCCGCCTGGCCGAGCTGCGCGGGCACGGCATCCGGATCGCGGTGGACGACTTCGGCACCGGGCAGTCGTCGCTGGCGCTGCTGCGTCAGCTCCCGGTCGACACGCTCAAGCTCGATCCCGCGCTGGGCCGGGCCGGCGACCAGGACGCGCGGATCTCGGCCCGCCCCGAGACCGAGGCCACGGTCGTGGACGCCGCGCTCACCCGGGCCATCCTCCAGATCTGCGAGACGCTCGGGCTGCGTGCGGTGGCCGAACGGGTCGAGACCGCGGAGCGGGTCGAGTGGCTCCGGGCGCTCGGCTGCCGGTACATGCAGGGCGATTTCTTCAGCCCGCCGCTCCCGGCCGACCGGGTCGAGGCCTTTCTGGCGGCCGCGCCCAGGCGCCGGCCCGCGGAAGACATCCGGACCGTCCCCAGTACGACCTGA
- the lon gene encoding endopeptidase La produces the protein MDRSPGGPRGPVTTFTLPVLPLADAVVLPGMVIPVELDGEARAAVDSAKAKNPQEDAQLLIVPRIDGKYHEVGVLATIDQVGRLPNGRPAAVLRAQTRARVGQGVNGPGAALWVEATTMPDRIPATDQEKVDTLAAEYREVVQEILSHRDEDTQGGGWQIVEMIRRITEPGELADVAGWAPYLEIDQKLRLLDTPEVAIRLQSVLDWGKNQLAELQVTQTIRNDVRESMEKTQREFLLRQQLAAIRKELGEISGDDDNPEADPRARVEAADLPEKVKKAALREVDKLERTGDQSPEASWIRTWLDTVLELPWNVRTDDTTDVTGARTVLDEDHAGLDDVKDRIVEYLAVRNRRASRGLEIVGGRGSGAVLALVGPPGVGKTSLGESVARALGRKFVRVALGGVRDEAEIRGHRRTYVGAQAGRIVRAIKEAGAMNPVVLLDEVDKIGADYRGDPAAALLEVLDPAQNHTFRDHYLEVELDLSDVLFLATANVAEAIPEALIDRMEVVRLDGYTEVEKVAIARDHLWKRQIERAGLEDTDVTIDEDALKQIAGEYTHEAGVRQLERALAKVLRKVATKLASDNPPQTPISIDTLTDYLGRPRFQPESAQRTAVPGVATGLAVTGAGGDVLFIEANASPGTEAKSEPELVLTGQLGDVMKESAHIALSYLRSQGDRFGADPEDLRGRRLHVHVPAGAVPKDGPSAGVTMVTALASLLTGRMVRAEVGMTGEVSLTGRVLPIGGVKQKLLAAHRAGLTTVLLPARNAPDLDDVPASVRDALTIHLMEDVADVVALALEPAETAAKAA, from the coding sequence ATGGATCGATCCCCCGGCGGGCCGCGCGGGCCCGTCACCACCTTCACCCTGCCGGTGCTCCCGCTGGCCGACGCAGTCGTGCTGCCCGGAATGGTGATCCCGGTCGAGCTCGACGGCGAGGCCCGGGCGGCCGTGGACTCGGCCAAGGCAAAGAACCCCCAAGAGGACGCTCAACTCCTCATCGTCCCCCGCATCGACGGCAAGTACCACGAGGTCGGCGTCCTGGCGACGATCGACCAGGTCGGCCGCCTCCCCAACGGACGCCCGGCCGCCGTGCTGCGCGCCCAGACCCGGGCCCGCGTCGGCCAGGGGGTCAACGGCCCCGGAGCCGCGCTCTGGGTCGAGGCCACCACGATGCCCGACCGCATCCCGGCCACCGACCAGGAGAAGGTCGACACGCTCGCGGCCGAGTACCGCGAGGTCGTCCAGGAGATCCTGAGCCACCGCGACGAAGACACCCAGGGTGGCGGCTGGCAGATCGTCGAGATGATCCGACGGATCACCGAGCCCGGCGAGCTGGCCGACGTGGCCGGTTGGGCTCCCTACCTGGAGATCGACCAGAAGCTCCGCCTGCTCGACACGCCCGAGGTCGCGATCCGGCTGCAGAGCGTCCTCGACTGGGGAAAGAACCAGCTGGCCGAGCTGCAGGTCACCCAGACGATCCGCAACGACGTCCGGGAGTCGATGGAGAAGACCCAGCGGGAGTTCCTGCTGCGTCAGCAGCTGGCCGCGATCCGCAAGGAGCTCGGTGAGATCTCCGGCGACGACGACAACCCCGAGGCCGACCCACGGGCCCGCGTCGAGGCCGCCGACCTGCCGGAGAAGGTGAAGAAGGCCGCTCTCCGCGAGGTCGACAAGCTGGAGCGCACCGGCGACCAGTCGCCGGAGGCGTCCTGGATCCGCACCTGGCTCGACACGGTTCTCGAGCTCCCGTGGAACGTCCGTACCGACGACACGACCGACGTCACCGGCGCCCGCACCGTCCTCGACGAGGACCACGCCGGCCTGGACGACGTCAAGGACCGGATCGTCGAGTACCTGGCGGTGCGCAACCGCCGGGCCTCCCGCGGTCTGGAGATCGTCGGCGGACGGGGCAGCGGCGCGGTGCTCGCGCTCGTCGGGCCGCCCGGCGTCGGCAAGACGTCGCTGGGTGAGTCGGTCGCCCGGGCGCTCGGACGCAAGTTCGTCCGGGTCGCGCTGGGTGGCGTCCGGGACGAGGCCGAGATCCGTGGCCACCGGCGCACCTACGTCGGCGCGCAGGCGGGCCGCATCGTCCGGGCGATCAAGGAGGCCGGCGCGATGAACCCGGTCGTCCTGCTCGACGAGGTCGACAAGATCGGTGCCGACTACCGCGGTGACCCCGCGGCGGCCCTGCTCGAGGTGCTCGACCCGGCGCAGAACCACACGTTCCGCGACCACTACCTCGAGGTCGAGCTCGACCTGTCCGACGTGCTGTTCCTGGCCACCGCGAACGTCGCCGAGGCGATCCCGGAGGCACTGATCGACCGCATGGAGGTCGTCCGCCTGGACGGCTACACCGAGGTCGAGAAGGTCGCGATCGCTCGCGACCACCTCTGGAAGCGCCAGATCGAGCGCGCGGGTCTCGAGGACACCGACGTCACGATCGACGAGGACGCCCTCAAGCAGATCGCCGGCGAGTACACCCACGAGGCCGGCGTCCGGCAGCTGGAGCGCGCGCTCGCGAAGGTGCTCCGGAAGGTCGCGACGAAGCTGGCCAGCGACAATCCGCCCCAGACTCCGATAAGCATCGACACACTGACCGACTACCTCGGACGACCCCGGTTCCAGCCCGAGTCCGCGCAGCGCACCGCCGTCCCCGGCGTGGCGACCGGCCTGGCCGTCACCGGCGCCGGCGGCGACGTCCTCTTCATCGAGGCCAACGCCTCGCCCGGCACCGAGGCCAAGTCGGAGCCCGAGCTCGTCCTCACCGGCCAGCTGGGCGACGTCATGAAGGAGTCCGCGCACATCGCGCTCTCCTACCTGCGCAGCCAGGGCGACCGCTTCGGCGCCGACCCGGAGGACCTGCGCGGCCGGCGGCTGCACGTGCACGTGCCGGCCGGAGCGGTCCCGAAGGACGGCCCGTCCGCGGGCGTCACGATGGTCACCGCGCTCGCCTCGCTGCTGACCGGACGGATGGTCCGCGCCGAGGTCGGGATGACCGGTGAGGTGTCGCTGACCGGACGGGTGCTGCCGATCGGTGGCGTCAAGCAGAAGCTGCTCGCCGCTCACCGGGCCGGTCTGACGACGGTGCTGCTGCCGGCGCGCAACGCCCCTGACCTGGACGACGTCCCGGCCAGCGTCCGGGACGCGCTGACGATCCACCTGATGGAGGACGTGGCCGACGTGGTCGCGCTCGCGCTCGAGCCGGCCGAGACCGCGGCGAAGGCCGCCTGA